The Triticum aestivum cultivar Chinese Spring chromosome 4B, IWGSC CS RefSeq v2.1, whole genome shotgun sequence sequence TGTAGATTAAGGAAGAAGCCTTCTTTAGTGAGCAAACGGATATTGGAAATAAGTAAGCAATCAAAGCAAGATTTCCATTCACAATCGTTTCACAACAGTATTAATTATAAATATTTGTTCCATATTGAATACGTCTTTTCTATAGTTAGAAAAATGTTGTGAGGGTTAGAATGGTACCCTTGGTAGCATCAGGGAGGCGACCCTCAGGTGGGGGCTGAGGCTTGTCCTGTAAAAGGCACATGTTAAGTTTAAAATATGGTCAGCTAAACAATTACAAAAGAAAAACTATTAACCAAAGCACTCAGTACTCATCGATTATCACATATCACAGCGTAAGTATCAAAACTGCTAGGCGGAAAAATTAACTTTACTGCATGGTCTTCCCGACTGCACGCAAAAAAGTTCTAACTAGACCAAAAGTAAGATTAATTTTGTTTGCTTGGCCCTTTCTATTTCATTGAAGCCTGTAATGGCATTACCATCAGGAACATAGCAACCACATCCTTCTAGAGTTATTCGTGGCAGGAAGCTCTAACAGCATAATTCTACTACTATTTTGGTAAATGCTTGACAAAAATGTGAGCCAACAAGTAATACCTAGACTAGAAAGATTGCATACAAAGAATGATAACTGAATGCCACAATAGGTGATGTACAATAAACATTACAGTAACTAATTAATTATCGTGAGAGGATATTATAGCCCTAAATGTGAGATAGCAAGCACATCAAGTCAAGACGGCACAAACATTGCCGCCCACCAAAACCACTTATTAGGCCGCGCGTCAGGATCAACACATAGGCTAGTACTACTGTAGTATCATACAACTCCGTGGTGTTCcacgaaataataaaaaatataggTGGTGTCAAACAAATTTGCTGCCGGACATAGACTAATATAGTCGCTTGTACCAAGAGCCACCAACCCAAACACGAAATCACATGATGACAAGAATATTGCTAGTTAAagccttaggctggtcatagtggggagtaacttatactagtgtcatgcatatgacactagtctaagttactatctttatagtgcaaagtaacatagtactaGTGTCATAGAGGACTTCATTTATTagtttgtagactcatcttgtcttgggaagcgctatgttacagtaacatattatgttaccacttctcattaactatATGCCACGTAAGCAAACTTTTCttgaagtgcgctatgttactagctaatttactcccactatgactagccttaaacTCGGCACCACCAACCTACCCACACTGTCCCCTGCCTAAAACCCTGAGGAAACTGCAAAGTTAACCAAAGTTAAGAAATCTCACCTCCCTCCCTGGGTGGAAGGGGATCACGGGCCCACCAGACACCTCCACGGCGACAACTCCCGCAAGCTACACGCAGACGAAATGAATCATCAGAAACCACATCCAGTCGACCGAATGGGTACTGTCAACCAGATCTGACCGAACTCGCGTCGAACCTGGTAGAGATCGGCGTAGGAGATGGTGGGGATCTCCTCCTTGATGGGCTCGAGCATCCGCACGGCGATGTCCAGGCCCGCGTTGGCGGCGTgcgcctgctccgccggcttctTCATCGTCCCGAACGGGCCGCCGGTCTTGGACGACACGTCGAAGGTCCCAGCCGAGTGCCACCTGCGCGACGAGCGCGTGACGCGACAGATCAGGTCATGAAGGAAAAAAAAACTCTCGGCACGCGCGCGGGGAGGAGAGGTGGGTAGGCGCTTACGCGAGGCGGAGCATGAGCGGGGAGCAGTTCTTCTCGGCGATGAGGGCGCGGAGCTTTTGCCGGGCCTTCTCGACGGCCTCCTGGTACTCGGCGCTGACGACGGGGTAGGTCTTCGCCATGGCTGCCGCGGCCGAGACTCCGATCAGGCGGGGGAGAAGGCGAGGGGTAACTGAAGAAGAAGGCAGCGAGGTGGATGGGGCGAATGGAAGCCACGCTCCCCCGGGGGTTTATATCGCCGGTGCAGGGGACAAGGGAAGGTTCTGGGAGGGCGGCTCTTGGCCGTTGATCTGGGGTGATCGGCGGTGGGAACGGCGGTCCATTTGGACGCGCGTGATAGGCACGCGAGCAGTGATGGCCAAGTGGGGGGTAGGGGGGAATCGGGTCGTGCAGTTACGATTTTGTCCCTGCTTTGCGGCGAAAGGAGGAAGGTTGTGAGGCTGTTTTGGTCATTTCGCGGGGAGCCCCGCGGTCTTCGTCTGCGAGTAGCGGCGACGGTTCACGGCTTCACGGGCTGGTGGGACACGTGGCGCGGTCCGGTTGGTGGCGGCGCGGCTGGAGTGGACCCAGGTCCGTCACTGCCTCTGGTAACGCACGCTCTCCCGCTGTTCCCGGCCCAGCCTCTCGGGTAGTGTGCCTGGCCTCATCCATCCGCGTCGGCCTCCCAGCAATTTCGTTTCATTTCCTAAAAAAAAAGCAATTtcgtttcttttttttttttgcgggggaaatttcgTTTCTGTTTTCACCCCTAAAACAAGTGTACTGCTATCGTAGGGTAGGAAGCAGCGGCTACTACGGAGAGACGAGACAGATCAGGCCAAGCTTCACAATGAGAAACGGATCCACCAAGAGTCATCATTCATCTGCATTCTATACGGGCTAATGAAGATGAAAAATTAGACCAAACCTCTGGCTATGCGAAACGGATCGGTCGCAGCGGCACAGCGTACACACCATTTTGGTAATCGTTCGTAGTTCGCCAAAGACGACGACACACATGCACCGGTGACGCTCACTGAAAAAATTCTCTGCTTGATCAGAAGTTTAAGGCTATGACGTTGATAGTGTTGGCCTGGCGATCACTCAAAAAACTCGTCTGCTTGACCAGAAGTTGGGTCTAAACGAGCATGGCGACGGTCTCAGACATAAAACCCGTTCCAGACTTGGTCAGGCAGAGAGCCTCGAAGCAAGAGGTGGTATGAGCATCTACAGTCGAGCATTCCAAACCCGACTCAAACGTCCGAACGGACTGACCGGTCATGAAAAAATGACCCAGACGAGCTCCTCATACAGGCCTCAAACGTTCGGACTAATCGATACCCCTTATATTCAGATCAAATTTAGGATGGAGATAGGCCGTCCGGGCGCGCCCGCCACGTTAGACTGACAATTGAGTCCCACTCGGAATCGCCCGAAAACCCATCAATTCGATGGACGTTTCCTCCGGTGGGTGATGTGAACGTCGCGTAGCACCGCCATTTGAGGCCAAATTCAGTTATTTAAGCAGGCTGACCTCATCCAACCCTAGCCACATCCACCTCATCCCTCTTCGCATCGCCAACCCTAGCCCATCCACCTTCTCTCTCCCGCTCCGCTGCTCTTCCCACGCTCTCCGACTTCGCCATGGTTCGGCAAAAAGATAGCCACGTAGGCTATGCTCACGCCGGCGCGCCGGTACGAGAGGGCTACCTCCGGagagctggaggaggaggagcaggcggaCGAGGAGGACGGAGAGGAGTAGCAACCGGCTCCGATGGCGGTGGCGGATCCGGAGGAGGATGAGGCAGAGTAGCAGGAGGAGGAGTTAGTGTCGGCTCCGGGCTTCAACATAGAGGCTACAGAGGCGGAGTTCACGGTTGCCCAAGCGGCCAagatggcggagcagcaggccatcatGGAGTCTATCCAGGATAAGCCCTACGTGGAGGCCAACCGACAGTTCATCCGACaggagccggcggcgaccaacgCGCTTTTCGTCGAACTTGAGGCGAAGACGGAAGAGCCGGAGTTGCGGCTGCCGCCTATGTACCCGGAGCCGAGCACGGAGATAGTGGACACCTTTGATGAGGATTAGGATAGTATCGGTTATTTGATCTACGTAGAACGTGGATGTGCATCGGTTATTTTTGTGGCCGTATACATCACTTTGATGTAGAGGTCGGGGATCTCCATTTTTCTAAAAAAAGAACGTGGATGTGCGTTTGCATGCTTCTGTATGGATTTAATGTTTCTAGTACGATGCATCTGGGTGCAGATGAGCAAATCTGAGGCGTGACCCCGCGGGCGCGCCTAAAGACGTATGCGGACATTTGAGGAGTCGGATTTGTTGTCTGTTGTTGTCAGAAAAGCCTGCTCCCTAAGCTTCCGTTATGACGTGTGCACTAACTAAACAGTCCACCTACGAGTAAACAAAACAGAGAATACTACGGGACAAGTGGTTCATTATcaaagaaagatacgagatagtgCACTACTGCAGCAATCAACCGATGACCACCAAAGGAAAACGAATAATGACCGTCTCAATCAAATTCGAGTCCTTTCTGGCTCGGAAGATGGTAAAAGGCACTAAAGCAGGGAATCAAGGGGGGAAAGCGCTGGCCAGGGAATAAGGAAAAACACAAAAACTGGGGAATCAGAGAAAGGCAATTGACCGTTTGGGCGAGCCACGGGACCTTGTTCGACCCGGCGGCCAAGCGTACCTCGTCGGTGCGGGAGCATCTTCACCTACCGCCTCAAAGGCGCCCGCGCAGACGCGACAGGGAGTAATGGCCGCGCGGCGGAGCATCGTGTGAACCTGACGCGGACGCGCCGAATATCCTATCGCGCCATGCCGGCGGCGATGCCTGAGCCTCTCGCGGTCGCACTCGGACGGCTTGACGCAGTTTGCTGTTTGCCCTCACCGGCGGCAAAATATTTTTATCACCCTCCGGGTTACGTGCTTTGATCGACCACGCACGGCACATGGTATTGCTACTACGCTTTGGTGCCTCTTATTTCCAATGGTATTTTCGGTGTTTCACGGGTACTTCTTGAGCATGCGAGCTGCAAGGAGGAGTTGCAGCTTGACTTTGAGTTGGGAGAAGATTGTATACGGGGTATATGGACATTTTCAGTGGACCGAAACAAGTTTGGCATCAGGTGAACGAATTTTAATACGGTTTTGTTACATATCACTCAAGTCAGATTTAGCAAAGTCTCCGTCACGTCTATTGCCGTTGATGCAGATGATTTTACGATTTGTGCGCATGTGTGTATTTCCGCTGCGTTTTAAGAGCATTTACAACTGGACTTGAAAAACCCGGCCCACTATATACATGTCAGAATGCTGAGACGGGACGGTGGAAGCGGTCGGGACGAGGAACTCGAGGTGATGGGAACAGGCGCTCGCACGGCACGCCCAAACCCTAGCTCGGTACTCCGGTATCGAAGACAATCTGGCCACTGGGTGGAGGGAAGACTATCAGAGGGCACCGATGAACGGTAATCCGCAAGAGTGTTGGCGTGCGACTGGGCCACTACTCCGAAGGGCAAGGCAAGCGAGGGTCACGTACAATGGAAAGTGCAAGCGCCTAGACGGCGACTCCTCCCGTGGAAATTTCACTCcggctccggcggacggtggctcttCGTCATCCACAGTAGTCGTGCCAGCATCATTGCCAAGTGTTCGACCTGCGCAAAGCCGCATCTAGCACCAAACTGTCAACAAGGGTTGTTGCCGGCATGCGATAATTAGGTGACTTATTCTTTGTAATTTAATGAAATAATATGCAATTTACCAATGATTGTGTGGATATAAATTATGTTTGTTCAAATTTCAGAATTGAGCATATTTTGAAAGATCAGATATGTGATACTTGTGGCTTTTGGAAGGTCAAAATATACTTCAGCTTACAATGTGCCCTGGCTTTAGCAATTTGCTAGCTCCGTCACTAGTTCGAGGGGCGGGGGAGACAACCCTGCTCTCCACCTCGCCCGTCCTCATCATGTGTCCACGGCTCCCACTGCCCTGCGTGATGGTGCACATACCcggtgacgatgacatgtacctagggtagagtCGTGGGCCTGGCCTATATGcctacccaaggacactacacAAGAGGCCAAGACCTACAAAGATAGAAAGAAGATCATCATAGAGTGCAATCCACTCGGATACCTCAATTCCACCCGACCATCGTTATTCACTCGGAGTACCAGAATCCACTTGAAGGGCAGAAGACCTAGGGTCACTTCTAGATAGCAACGATTGGTCATTCACTCTGTCACCTTAAAGCTTATTAAacgcaggcgttaccagtaacgttcatGAAATTATACTCTCATCGAACCCTTGTGTAACCGAGGGCTGCGAGGGGTCGGcttactctatataagccacccctcccctcttgcacaagggttcgcacccctgtaactcaaaACTCCAATCAACAAAGCCTCcgaggcaccgagacgtagggctgttacctcctccgagaggggcctgaactcgtaaaactgagtgtacaacctcgccgtagatagactctgccctctcctacgtaccccctatctCTACAATCAGTctgttcccacgacagttggcgcccaccgtggggcaggtgtctaaGTGACTTTCGATGAGGTTGCAATCTtcgatctccatcaacatggtttccggcggtggattgtCTCTAAGCCCCGAGATCCGTCTCGACGCACTCACCTTCACCGCCGATGACTCGGCCTGGCTCcaggaagctccccttgacgtCGAGGTGCTCCCCATCCGAGGGGCGGcgcatgtcggcgttctgggaacggggtccccagacttgcctgcctgcggcctgcggcatggctcaagggacggcccagcacggcccatcttcatcagcacgagctcaagaccctcgtgaggggtcaagcctcgcggggtggacgacagggagcttcctcaggcacagcctcgccagactggctcgcgaggaggcggagagatcatggcggggtacctcacgaggtgcccatgacgcaagccatgacgaccaagggcgctaggcgggtgccagcccgcgcagtgtcctcctttcctctttggtgcaaagggagcaagcgcaggcgagagcatcaggcAAAgacatccgtttcggtgcaacaagaccaagaccgtcgcaacggcaggaaggggGTCATTGTGGAGCCGAAtccggcgtcaccactagagcctttggcaggcgaggaccaactttagttaggataagtgtactagatgttccccttcaaaatggccaattgttggcgcccttcccgctcaatatttgggaagaggcccggggcctttgcctataaataggactagccacccacaaggtagagacAGGTGGATCATCATCAGGAAACCAATAGAAAGAGCGATTGAACTCCCctgagcagttcatcgcaccagccaagaacagaccctcgcgaggttgttcttccttgtattgttcatcatcagcccaagaggcaatccaccacaccacgaactagagtagggtattacaccacaatggtggtccgaactagtataaaccctgtgtctcttgtgttgttcctttcatagcttagatccaagcgaggcggtgaggtgcaggtagctagagggcgaaatctccacgcgcaccccagtgttcgaatctagagggtctgccggaacccgaaatccgacatttggcgcgccaggtaggggtgcgccgaagctttcccttCCGCCGACCCACTCTCCATCGACACCGTGACTCGTCCTGCGATGAGCAGCGTGCCACCCGTTCCCGTCGCCAGCGCTAGCGCGGGGggcagggggctccgagccttagcCCCAGCCTTACGACAAGcgcggtggccggacaagttcaagccggcGGCACCGCCGCGTTACAACGGCACAACTGATCCGctggccttcctgctggcgtacgaggaggccatcctcgaagcaggaggcgacgacggggccatggctgactggcttcccatggccctcaccgacgccccgcgcatgtggctgctccacctgtcgGCGGCTTCCGTGGCCCCTTGGGAAGAGCTGTGCAACCTCTTTCTCGCCCAGCACGCcgcgccggcgcccccggtcgtcgcggccctcctgggcggctcgcaggcgccaccttcagGCCACCGCGTCAAGCTATTCGTCCGCCAGGTCGGGGctgcctccacgcggcagggggctccctcaggtcggtcggtgcccaaggccgatctggccttcagctcggaggaccacccctccaactcagcctgctcgggcgtgctcccgatgctgtgcacccccaccatttgccaggtggccgtcaccaggactctcatcaacggcggcgcgggcctcagcgtgctctcgattgaagccttcagcctccttcacatACCACAGGAGCGGCTTCAGCCCAGtcggcccttcttgggcgtcgggggTGGGTCatccagctccctggggcagatccgcctcccggtaaccttcggcacctatgacaacttccgcatggagctaatcgacttcgacatcacccccattggcctcccatacaacgccatccttggctacctagtgctggcccgattcatggccgcgactcacccaacgtacaacctcatgaagatgcccgggagcagcggtgtcctcaccgtgtccggagacaccggggatgcattgcaagtgctcaagctcgccttcaaggcggcGGCAGCGGTGCAGCCTGCCGACTCGGACGCCCATGAGCCCAAtggggctgcgccgaccaagaagaaacagttgttcacccaggacaagaCAAAAACTAAGCAGATACTGGTCGACGAGGACGGATCCACTGAcgctaccttcaccataggcaccaGCCTCGAGCccaagcaggaggaggccctggtcaggttcctgcgtgcgaacaagaaggtattcgcatgggagccagatcagctggcggggatccctagaggcgtaatcgagcatcgtctcaacgtgtgccccaatatTCGCCCCGTGAagtagaaggcaaggcggcagtccacggaaaagcaggctttcatcgtccaagagacccgcaagttggaagctgcaggggtcattcgcgaggtccgatacccggattggttggccaacccagtcgtcgtgccaaagaaaggggggaaggaacgtatgtgtgtcgacttcaccaacctcaacaaagcctgcccgcaagatccgtttccgctcccccgcatcgatcagatcgtcgattccaccgccgagtgtgatctgttatgtttcttggatgccttctctgggtatcaccagatcaagatggcggtagaagatgtggaaaaacggctttcctaaccccgtgtggggtgtactgttaCACATGCATGCCG is a genomic window containing:
- the LOC123092501 gene encoding L-ascorbate peroxidase 1, cytosolic, encoding MAKTYPVVSAEYQEAVEKARQKLRALIAEKNCSPLMLRLAWHSAGTFDVSSKTGGPFGTMKKPAEQAHAANAGLDIAVRMLEPIKEEIPTISYADLYQLAGVVAVEVSGGPVIPFHPGREDKPQPPPEGRLPDATKGSDHLRQVFGKQMGLSDQDIVALSGGHTLGRCHKERSGFEGPWTRNPLKFDNSYFTELLSGDKEGLLQLPSDKTLLTDPVFRPLVEKYAADEKAFFEDYKEAHLRLSELGYAEA